The following coding sequences lie in one Thermodesulforhabdaceae bacterium genomic window:
- a CDS encoding ABC transporter ATP-binding protein, with the protein MNEKRSEASLIQAVGLTKVYGEGIKQVEVFRDLDLAVRSGERVAITGASGVGKSTLLHILGLLDRPTAGRVYYNGQDVLAFSDEKRAHFRNTHVGFVFQFHYLLPEFNALENVMMPGIIAGCSRSKLREKAVNWLERLGLGHCLLRRVGELSGGEQQRVAIARALVLSPPVLLADEPTGNLDSRTSRTIHKMLVELNEELGLTMVVVTHNMELASMMHRSLRLVDGRLIQEK; encoded by the coding sequence CATTAAACAGGTGGAAGTTTTTAGAGATCTGGATTTGGCGGTGAGAAGCGGAGAAAGAGTAGCAATTACGGGAGCATCTGGAGTTGGCAAATCAACTCTTCTTCACATCTTGGGGCTTTTGGACAGACCAACTGCGGGGCGGGTTTATTACAACGGACAGGATGTGCTAGCTTTTAGCGATGAAAAACGCGCTCACTTTAGAAATACTCACGTCGGATTCGTTTTTCAATTCCACTATCTGTTGCCTGAATTCAATGCTCTGGAAAACGTTATGATGCCGGGGATTATCGCCGGTTGTTCTCGATCTAAACTTAGAGAGAAAGCCGTTAACTGGCTTGAGCGGCTCGGGCTTGGACATTGTCTTTTACGCCGTGTTGGTGAACTTTCTGGCGGGGAACAGCAAAGAGTTGCAATTGCTAGAGCACTTGTCCTATCTCCTCCGGTTCTTCTCGCCGATGAACCCACAGGAAACCTCGACAGCCGCACCAGCCGAACAATTCATAAAATGCTTGTCGAACTTAACGAGGAATTAGGGTTGACAATGGTCGTGGTAACCCACAACATGGAACTAGCGTCCATGATGCATAGATCGCTGAGACTGGTAGATGGGCGGTTGATACAGGAAAAGTAA